In Chitinophagales bacterium, a single genomic region encodes these proteins:
- a CDS encoding NupC/NupG family nucleoside CNT transporter yields the protein MERWMGLLGIAVILGIAFLFSSNRKAINYRLVLSGLALQLGLALFILKTKPGEMLFAKAGAFITKLLNFADKGGEFVFGGLMRPDLLKPIFGDQYSFLFMFKIMPTIIFVAVLVSMSYHLGIMQRIVSFIARIVHTLMQVSGSEALSNVASAFVGQVEAQIMIKPYLNSMTRSELLASMAGSMACIAGGVMAVYISMGVPAAYLLAASIMAAPAALVISKIVLPETEESATKGAVKLEVKKAHANLLDAISHGAGDGLKVSLNVIAMLIGFIGLIALANAFLGWSGRMIGLTGINLTAIGVDINHLSLDSIFGTVFSLFAFVMGVPVQDISTVGSLLGTKMVINEFVAYANMSPMIANQTLSPKAIIIASFACCGFANFSSIAIQVGGIGELAPERRKDLAKLGFRALLCGTLASYLNATIAGILF from the coding sequence ATGGAGCGTTGGATGGGACTTTTAGGCATTGCCGTAATACTGGGCATTGCCTTTCTATTTTCTTCAAACAGAAAAGCAATTAACTACCGCTTAGTGTTAAGTGGATTAGCGCTGCAACTTGGTTTAGCCTTGTTTATACTAAAAACAAAACCTGGTGAAATGCTCTTCGCCAAAGCAGGAGCATTTATTACCAAGCTACTCAACTTTGCCGATAAAGGCGGAGAATTTGTGTTTGGAGGACTCATGCGCCCAGACTTACTGAAACCCATTTTTGGCGACCAGTATTCCTTCCTCTTCATGTTTAAGATTATGCCTACCATTATTTTTGTTGCCGTATTGGTAAGCATGAGCTATCACTTAGGTATTATGCAAAGAATAGTAAGCTTTATTGCGCGCATAGTACACACCTTAATGCAGGTGAGTGGCAGCGAAGCACTGAGCAACGTTGCTTCTGCATTTGTGGGGCAAGTAGAGGCTCAAATTATGATTAAACCCTACCTGAATAGTATGACACGCAGTGAATTATTGGCAAGCATGGCAGGCAGCATGGCGTGTATTGCAGGTGGTGTGATGGCTGTTTACATTTCTATGGGTGTGCCTGCTGCATATCTTTTAGCAGCTAGTATTATGGCGGCTCCTGCTGCATTGGTAATTTCAAAAATTGTGTTGCCCGAAACAGAAGAAAGCGCCACAAAAGGTGCTGTAAAATTAGAAGTAAAAAAAGCACACGCCAATTTATTGGACGCTATTTCGCATGGTGCAGGCGATGGCTTAAAAGTTAGTTTAAATGTAATTGCCATGCTTATTGGATTTATTGGATTGATAGCACTGGCAAATGCCTTTTTGGGCTGGAGCGGAAGAATGATAGGCTTAACCGGCATAAACCTTACTGCAATTGGTGTAGATATTAACCACCTGAGTTTAGACTCTATTTTTGGAACCGTGTTTTCTTTATTTGCCTTTGTGATGGGTGTTCCTGTACAAGATATTAGTACAGTTGGTTCTTTGCTTGGTACTAAAATGGTAATCAATGAATTTGTGGCGTATGCCAACATGAGCCCCATGATTGCTAACCAAACACTATCGCCCAAAGCTATTATTATAGCAAGTTTTGCATGTTGCGGCTTTGCCAATTTTTCTTCCATTGCCATTCAAGTGGGAGGTATTGGAGAGTTAGCTCCCGAAAGAAGGAAAGACCTCGCCAAATTAGGATTTAGAGCACTACTATGCGGCACTTTAGCTTCGTACCTAAATGCTACCATTGCCGGAATTTTATTTTAA
- the murQ gene encoding N-acetylmuramic acid 6-phosphate etherase, whose amino-acid sequence MIKHTEASSNYNHLETMSTRQLLQSINAEDKLVPLAVEKALPQIEQLVDAAADKMLAGGRLFYIGAGTSGRLGIVDASECPPTFGVPHNLVIGIIAGGDTAIRKAVEFAEDNRQQGWEDLQTHQISTNDVVIGIAASGTTPYVVGALLKCKEAGILTACITCNEQTPVAAACHFPIEVIVGAEFVTGSTRMKAGTAQKLVLNMLSTSLMIKLGRVEDNRMVNMQLTNEKLLDRGTRMIQEALQLSYEESHALLLKHGSVKKAVESHK is encoded by the coding sequence ATGATAAAACACACCGAAGCATCTTCCAACTACAACCATTTAGAAACCATGAGTACTCGGCAATTGCTACAAAGCATCAATGCCGAAGACAAATTAGTGCCTCTTGCTGTTGAAAAAGCACTACCACAAATTGAACAATTAGTAGATGCCGCAGCAGATAAAATGCTTGCCGGAGGAAGACTTTTTTATATCGGAGCAGGCACCAGTGGCAGATTAGGCATTGTAGATGCCAGCGAATGCCCACCCACATTTGGTGTGCCTCATAATTTGGTGATAGGCATAATTGCAGGTGGCGATACCGCCATTCGCAAAGCAGTAGAATTTGCTGAAGACAACCGCCAACAAGGATGGGAAGACTTACAAACGCATCAAATTTCTACCAACGATGTTGTAATTGGTATTGCAGCCTCGGGCACCACGCCTTATGTAGTTGGTGCGCTATTAAAATGCAAAGAAGCCGGCATTTTAACCGCTTGTATTACCTGCAACGAGCAAACGCCCGTAGCGGCAGCATGCCACTTTCCTATTGAAGTAATCGTGGGAGCGGAATTTGTAACCGGAAGCACTAGGATGAAAGCCGGAACAGCACAAAAATTGGTTCTAAACATGCTCTCTACTTCACTCATGATAAAACTTGGTAGAGTAGAAGACAACCGCATGGTAAATATGCAACTCACCAACGAAAAATTATTAGACCGCGGTACCCGAATGATTCAAGAAGCGCTGCAACTTTCGTACGAAGAAAGCCATGCCTTACTTTTAAAACATGGCAGCGTAAAAAAAGCAGTAGAAAGCCATAAATAA
- a CDS encoding acetyl-CoA C-acyltransferase: protein MSKEVVIVSATRSPIGSMSGVLSSLSAVELGAQAIKKAVEKAGITGNDVQEVIMGNVIQANTGQAPARQAALAAGVQPGATCTTVNKVCASGMKAVILGAQSILLGDKDIVVAGGMESMTNAPYLLNSARNGYRYGNGELLDSIVRDALQDPYTKQMMGNSGDRCAQKFNFSREDQDAYAVESYRRATEAYKNGWFADELFEVEIKGKGDSTFVKEDEEYKKLKPEKVASLKPAFGKDGTVTAVNASKINDGAAALVLMSREKADELGLKPIARIVGYGDAEQAPDDFTTTPALAIPIALKKAGLELSQVDFVEVNEAFSNVAMANTKLLNLSPEKVNVFGGAVALGHPVGVSGARIICTLLSVLKHKGGKYGAAGICNGGGGASAIVIEKL, encoded by the coding sequence ATGAGCAAAGAAGTAGTTATAGTATCGGCAACACGCTCGCCAATTGGCAGTATGAGTGGTGTTCTTTCATCGCTTTCGGCAGTGGAATTAGGCGCACAAGCCATTAAAAAAGCTGTTGAAAAAGCAGGCATTACAGGCAATGATGTGCAAGAAGTAATTATGGGCAATGTAATACAGGCAAATACAGGGCAAGCTCCTGCACGCCAAGCAGCTTTGGCAGCAGGTGTACAGCCCGGAGCTACTTGCACTACCGTAAATAAAGTGTGTGCATCGGGTATGAAAGCCGTAATTCTTGGTGCCCAATCTATTTTGTTGGGCGATAAAGATATTGTGGTAGCAGGCGGAATGGAAAGCATGACCAATGCTCCTTATTTGCTCAATAGCGCTCGTAATGGTTACCGCTATGGCAATGGTGAATTGCTCGATTCTATTGTGCGCGATGCTCTGCAAGATCCCTACACAAAACAAATGATGGGTAACAGTGGCGACCGTTGTGCCCAAAAATTTAATTTCAGCAGAGAAGACCAAGATGCTTATGCCGTTGAATCGTATCGCAGAGCTACCGAGGCATATAAAAACGGATGGTTTGCCGATGAACTTTTTGAAGTTGAAATAAAAGGTAAAGGCGATAGCACTTTTGTAAAAGAAGATGAAGAATACAAGAAGTTGAAACCGGAAAAGGTGGCTTCACTGAAACCGGCATTTGGAAAAGATGGAACTGTAACTGCAGTAAACGCTTCTAAGATAAATGATGGTGCTGCGGCATTGGTTTTAATGAGTCGCGAAAAGGCAGATGAATTAGGATTAAAGCCAATTGCACGTATTGTGGGCTATGGCGATGCCGAGCAAGCACCAGACGATTTTACAACTACGCCAGCGCTGGCAATTCCTATTGCGCTTAAAAAAGCAGGATTAGAATTAAGCCAAGTAGATTTTGTAGAAGTAAACGAAGCGTTTAGCAACGTGGCTATGGCCAATACTAAGTTGTTGAACCTATCGCCAGAAAAGGTGAATGTATTTGGTGGTGCTGTTGCTTTAGGACATCCGGTAGGCGTAAGCGGTGCCAGAATTATATGCACATTGCTATCGGTATTAAAACACAAAGGCGGCAAGTATGGCGCTGCCGGAATTTGCAATGGTGGAGGCGGTGCTTCAGCCATTGTAATAGAAAAACTATAG
- a CDS encoding acyl-CoA dehydrogenase family protein, producing MRTDQYQHHDYYLVDDLLTTEQKLIRETVRTWVKKELSPIIEDYAQRAEFPRHIVKSLGEIGAFGPSIPAEYGGGGMDEITYGIIMQELERCDSGIRSTASVQGSLVMYPIYKYGNEEQRKKYLPKLAKGELFGCFGLTEPNHGSNPSGMETTIKDKGDHYLLNGAKIWISNAPFADIAVVWAKNEAGKIRGLVVERGMEGFSTPTMHGKWSLRASTTGELVFDNVKVPKENLLPNVEGLKGPLGCLSSARYGIAWGAIGAALDCYDTALRYAKERIQFGKPIAQFQLQQKKLAEMITEITKAQLLVWRLGTLKNEGKATPAQISMAKRNSCEIALNIAREARQMLGGMGIVGEYPIMRHLMNLETVITYEGTHDIHLLITGQDITGLNAFA from the coding sequence ATGAGGACAGACCAATACCAACATCACGACTATTACTTAGTGGACGATTTATTAACCACGGAGCAAAAACTTATTCGCGAAACAGTACGCACATGGGTAAAAAAAGAACTCAGTCCAATTATTGAAGACTATGCACAACGGGCAGAATTTCCAAGGCATATCGTTAAAAGTTTAGGCGAAATTGGAGCATTTGGCCCTAGCATTCCGGCAGAATATGGCGGTGGGGGTATGGATGAAATTACCTACGGCATTATTATGCAGGAACTAGAACGCTGCGACTCCGGCATTCGCTCTACGGCATCGGTACAAGGTTCATTGGTAATGTACCCAATTTACAAATATGGCAACGAAGAACAACGCAAAAAGTATCTTCCCAAATTAGCCAAAGGTGAATTATTTGGTTGCTTTGGGCTTACAGAGCCTAATCACGGCAGCAACCCAAGCGGTATGGAAACCACCATTAAAGATAAAGGCGACCACTACCTGCTCAATGGTGCTAAAATTTGGATTTCCAATGCCCCATTTGCCGACATAGCCGTGGTATGGGCAAAAAATGAAGCCGGAAAAATCAGGGGTTTAGTGGTAGAGCGTGGCATGGAGGGCTTTTCTACACCAACCATGCACGGCAAGTGGAGTTTGCGGGCTTCTACTACCGGAGAATTGGTATTCGACAATGTGAAAGTGCCTAAAGAAAACTTACTCCCAAATGTAGAAGGATTAAAAGGGCCTCTCGGCTGCCTTTCCAGCGCCCGATACGGAATTGCATGGGGAGCAATTGGCGCTGCCTTAGATTGCTACGACACTGCATTGCGCTATGCCAAAGAACGCATTCAATTTGGCAAACCAATTGCGCAATTCCAATTACAGCAAAAGAAGTTAGCTGAAATGATTACCGAAATCACCAAAGCACAACTTTTAGTTTGGCGATTGGGAACTTTAAAAAACGAAGGCAAAGCTACTCCTGCACAAATTAGCATGGCAAAAAGAAACAGTTGCGAAATTGCTCTCAACATTGCACGCGAGGCACGCCAGATGTTGGGAGGAATGGGCATTGTAGGCGAATATCCGATTATGCGCCATTTAATGAACTTAGAAACTGTAATTACGTACGAGGGCACACACGATATTCACTTACTTATTACAGGGCAAGATATTACAGGCTTAAATGCCTTTGCATAA
- a CDS encoding class I fructose-bisphosphate aldolase, translating into MNASEIAKLIGEEKAKFLLEHQSKTISKEQIHIPNPDFIDKLWVQSNRSPQVLNNLQRLAGTGRLANTGYVSILPVDQGIEHSAGASFTPNVPMYDPENIVKLAIEGGCNAVASTYGVLGIVARKYAHKIPFVVKINHNEFISYPNSFDQIMFGTVKDAWNMGAAAVGATIYFGSEESKRQIVEVAEAFEYAHELGMATILWCYTRNSAFKKDGVDYHVSADLTGQANHLGVTIQADIIKQKLPENNGGYNALNFGKTHKKVYSELTTDHPIDLTRYQVANCYMGRVGLINSGGASSGESDLAEAVTTAIINKRAGGMGLISGRKAFQRPLAEGVKLLNAIQDVYLSKEVTIA; encoded by the coding sequence ATGAACGCATCAGAAATTGCCAAACTCATTGGAGAAGAAAAAGCGAAGTTCCTTCTTGAACACCAAAGCAAAACTATTAGCAAAGAGCAAATTCATATCCCTAATCCGGATTTTATAGATAAACTTTGGGTACAGAGCAATCGTTCTCCTCAGGTATTGAATAATTTACAGCGCCTGGCAGGCACAGGGCGCCTTGCCAATACCGGATATGTATCCATATTGCCAGTAGATCAAGGTATTGAACATAGTGCAGGCGCTTCGTTTACGCCTAACGTGCCTATGTACGACCCCGAAAATATTGTAAAACTTGCAATTGAAGGAGGTTGCAATGCCGTTGCTTCAACCTATGGTGTGTTAGGTATTGTGGCAAGAAAGTACGCGCATAAAATTCCTTTTGTGGTAAAAATTAATCACAATGAATTTATCAGCTATCCAAATAGTTTCGATCAAATAATGTTTGGAACCGTAAAAGATGCGTGGAATATGGGCGCAGCTGCAGTAGGGGCTACTATTTATTTTGGAAGCGAAGAAAGTAAACGCCAGATAGTAGAAGTTGCCGAAGCATTTGAATATGCACACGAACTTGGTATGGCTACTATTCTTTGGTGCTATACGCGCAACAGTGCATTCAAGAAAGATGGTGTAGATTATCATGTGTCGGCAGATTTAACAGGCCAAGCCAACCACTTAGGCGTAACCATTCAGGCAGATATTATTAAACAAAAACTACCTGAAAACAACGGAGGCTATAACGCTCTTAATTTTGGTAAAACACACAAAAAGGTATATAGCGAACTTACTACCGACCATCCAATAGACCTAACCCGCTACCAAGTGGCAAATTGCTATATGGGTAGAGTTGGACTTATTAATAGCGGTGGCGCTTCGAGTGGAGAAAGCGACTTGGCAGAAGCAGTAACCACAGCCATTATCAATAAGCGTGCGGGTGGTATGGGTTTAATTAGCGGAAGAAAAGCATTTCAGCGCCCATTGGCTGAAGGTGTTAAGTTGCTGAATGCCATCCAGGACGTATATTTGAGCAAAGAAGTAACCATAGCATAA
- a CDS encoding SGNH/GDSL hydrolase family protein: protein MNLKWKVVLNSTMLTLLAVEFLLMLTGLNQIYIERRNNTYQSLFNYKSYDSVRCHTPNTTAYLTAPEYSFKRTRNQWGFSDMHFMHNTSKFLIQTYGDSFTEGDGAAFDSSYPAILRNLLGPKYQVQNFGLCGNDPGFYIPQFTKVGSQFQPKVIVLCYGTFDFTADVLSRGGIERFTATGWQTRKGPWWEVVYASSYIARLFFHAAGISYKSAFYTNWQLNEELKKLQPKWNEMFSEIARMAAQHNTKIFLFKKPERNEIENNQYEYNMSFFDTFLQQHPEIYHVDLLPAYRKAMQVEKPNATDPYYWVYDGHHNANGYRIMATIIYNELEKSKLLSN, encoded by the coding sequence GTGAATCTAAAATGGAAAGTGGTACTCAACTCCACCATGCTCACATTGCTGGCAGTAGAGTTCCTGCTTATGCTCACCGGCCTCAATCAAATTTATATTGAAAGGCGAAACAACACCTATCAATCACTATTTAACTATAAAAGTTATGATTCTGTCAGATGCCATACACCGAACACTACCGCATATCTAACAGCTCCGGAGTATAGTTTTAAGAGAACAAGAAACCAGTGGGGATTTAGTGATATGCATTTTATGCACAACACCTCTAAGTTTTTAATACAAACCTATGGCGATAGTTTCACCGAAGGCGATGGAGCGGCTTTCGACTCCAGTTATCCGGCTATTCTCAGAAACTTGTTAGGTCCAAAGTATCAGGTTCAGAACTTTGGCTTATGCGGCAACGACCCTGGCTTTTATATCCCACAATTTACTAAAGTGGGCAGCCAGTTTCAGCCCAAAGTAATTGTATTGTGTTATGGTACTTTCGACTTTACGGCAGATGTATTAAGCCGAGGTGGAATAGAAAGATTTACTGCTACCGGTTGGCAAACACGCAAAGGTCCTTGGTGGGAGGTTGTTTATGCTTCGAGCTACATAGCAAGATTGTTTTTTCATGCTGCCGGCATAAGTTACAAATCCGCATTCTATACTAATTGGCAACTAAATGAAGAACTAAAAAAACTCCAACCAAAATGGAATGAAATGTTCAGCGAAATTGCACGCATGGCAGCGCAACACAACACTAAAATTTTCCTCTTTAAGAAACCTGAACGAAATGAAATAGAAAACAACCAATATGAATACAACATGTCGTTTTTCGATACTTTTTTACAACAACATCCGGAAATTTACCATGTAGATTTATTACCTGCATATAGAAAAGCTATGCAGGTAGAAAAACCCAATGCTACCGACCCTTACTACTGGGTATATGACGGACACCATAATGCAAACGGCTATCGTATTATGGCAACTATTATTTACAACGAGTTAGAAAAATCTAAGCTGCTTTCCAACTAA
- the clpB gene encoding ATP-dependent chaperone ClpB, with translation MNVNNFTVKAIEAINQAQQNAFDNAHPYLDTLHMLKGMLDTDEDALPFILEKAGVNKNILLGKVEEKLKALPKVSGSSQNLTPSQSFGQMVLHANKFMKEMGDSYVTLEHLLLAMLSTKDDASQLLKEVGVEEKKLRAAITELRKGNKVTAQDSDTTYNALAKYAINLNERARSGKLDPVIGRDEEIRRVMHILSRKTKNNPLLVGEPGVGKTAIAEGIAHRMVNGDVPENLKNKTIFALDMGALMAGAKYRGDFEERLKAVVKEVKESNGSIILFIDEIHTLVGAGATEGAMDAANIIKPELARGELRAVGATTLNEYQKYFEKDKALERRFQKVMVEEPSVEDAISILRGLKERYETHHKVKIKDEAIIASVALSNRYISDRFLPDKAIDLVDEAAAKLRLEMDSLPETLDEIERKIMQLEIEVEAIKRENDDKKLNELKEQLANLFDERNELKAKWQSEKEVVEKIQDEKKKIESYKLEAEQAEREGNYGKVAEIRYGKIKEAEQAIKNFEKQLAAISPDNRMLKEEVDAEDIAAIVSKWTGIPVTRMLEGEKEKLLLLEDRLREKVKGQDEAIIAVSDAIRRSRAGLQDERKPIGSFLFLGTTGVGKTELSKALSYVLFNDENAMIRIDMSEYQEKHSVSRLVGSPPGYVGYDEGGQLTEAVRRKPYSVVLFDEIEKAHPDVFNTLLQVLDDGRLTDNKGRTVNFKNTIIIMTSNIGSDIIQANFERINDESNLDSIVETTKLEVLERLKQTVRPEFLNRIDEIVMFHPLMRKQIRQIVELQLANLRTLLAQREITIEFTNEALDYLGAEGFDPQYGARPLKRIIQKEVINALSKKILAGEIDKNNTVKVDAFEGEGLVFVIEALPQPNA, from the coding sequence ATGAACGTAAACAATTTCACCGTAAAAGCAATCGAAGCCATTAACCAAGCGCAGCAAAATGCCTTCGATAATGCACATCCATATTTAGATACCTTACACATGCTCAAAGGCATGTTAGATACCGATGAAGATGCACTTCCATTTATACTCGAAAAAGCAGGAGTAAACAAAAATATTCTATTAGGTAAGGTAGAAGAAAAATTAAAGGCGCTACCTAAAGTTTCGGGCAGCAGCCAAAATCTAACTCCATCGCAAAGTTTTGGACAAATGGTATTGCACGCCAATAAATTTATGAAAGAAATGGGCGACAGCTATGTAACACTAGAACACCTGCTTTTAGCCATGCTTTCAACCAAAGACGATGCCAGCCAACTTCTAAAAGAAGTTGGTGTAGAAGAAAAAAAATTACGTGCTGCAATCACAGAATTGCGCAAAGGCAATAAAGTAACCGCACAAGACAGCGATACCACTTACAACGCACTCGCAAAATATGCCATTAACCTAAACGAGCGCGCACGAAGCGGCAAGCTCGATCCGGTAATTGGTCGCGATGAAGAAATACGCAGGGTAATGCACATTCTCTCGCGCAAAACAAAAAACAATCCGCTGCTGGTTGGCGAACCGGGCGTTGGTAAAACCGCCATTGCCGAAGGCATAGCACACCGAATGGTAAATGGCGATGTGCCCGAAAACTTAAAAAACAAAACCATTTTTGCATTAGACATGGGCGCACTCATGGCAGGTGCAAAATACCGTGGCGACTTCGAAGAGCGCCTAAAAGCTGTAGTAAAAGAGGTAAAAGAAAGCAACGGAAGCATTATACTTTTTATTGATGAAATTCACACACTCGTGGGCGCAGGCGCTACCGAAGGCGCTATGGATGCAGCTAATATTATTAAACCAGAATTGGCACGCGGTGAACTGCGAGCCGTTGGCGCTACCACACTAAACGAATACCAAAAGTATTTTGAAAAAGATAAAGCCCTCGAAAGACGCTTCCAAAAAGTAATGGTGGAAGAACCCAGTGTAGAAGATGCCATTTCAATACTGCGCGGTCTTAAAGAACGCTACGAAACACACCATAAAGTAAAAATAAAAGACGAAGCTATTATTGCCTCCGTGGCACTTTCTAACCGCTATATCAGCGATAGATTTTTGCCCGACAAAGCCATAGATTTAGTAGATGAAGCGGCTGCAAAACTGCGCCTCGAAATGGATTCGCTACCCGAAACATTAGATGAAATAGAACGCAAAATTATGCAGCTAGAAATAGAGGTAGAAGCCATTAAACGCGAAAACGATGATAAAAAACTAAACGAACTGAAAGAGCAACTTGCCAACCTATTTGATGAGCGCAACGAGCTAAAAGCCAAATGGCAAAGCGAAAAAGAAGTAGTTGAAAAAATACAAGACGAAAAGAAAAAAATAGAAAGCTATAAACTAGAAGCAGAGCAAGCAGAGCGCGAAGGGAACTATGGAAAAGTAGCAGAAATACGCTATGGCAAAATAAAAGAAGCAGAGCAAGCAATTAAAAATTTTGAAAAACAATTGGCAGCCATCTCTCCCGATAACAGAATGCTCAAAGAAGAAGTAGATGCCGAAGACATTGCAGCCATTGTAAGCAAATGGACAGGCATTCCCGTTACCAGAATGCTCGAAGGCGAAAAAGAAAAATTACTGCTGCTAGAAGATCGGCTCCGCGAAAAAGTAAAGGGACAAGATGAAGCTATTATTGCCGTAAGCGATGCCATACGCAGAAGCCGTGCAGGATTGCAAGATGAAAGAAAACCCATTGGTTCATTCTTATTTCTAGGTACAACCGGAGTTGGTAAAACAGAACTCAGCAAAGCGCTTAGCTACGTATTGTTTAACGATGAAAACGCCATGATACGAATAGACATGAGCGAATACCAAGAAAAACACAGCGTGAGCCGCCTAGTTGGTTCTCCTCCGGGCTATGTAGGCTACGATGAAGGCGGACAACTCACCGAAGCTGTACGCAGAAAACCATACAGTGTAGTGCTTTTCGATGAAATTGAAAAAGCACACCCCGATGTATTCAACACCTTATTGCAAGTGCTAGACGATGGCCGCCTAACCGACAATAAAGGCAGAACAGTAAACTTCAAAAACACCATCATCATTATGACTTCCAATATTGGAAGCGATATCATCCAAGCCAATTTTGAACGCATAAACGATGAAAGCAATCTCGACTCCATAGTAGAAACTACCAAACTGGAGGTATTGGAGCGACTTAAACAAACCGTGCGCCCTGAGTTCTTAAACAGAATTGATGAAATAGTAATGTTCCATCCGCTCATGCGTAAGCAGATAAGACAAATTGTGGAACTGCAACTTGCCAACCTTCGTACCTTATTGGCTCAGCGAGAAATAACCATAGAGTTTACCAACGAAGCACTCGACTACTTAGGTGCAGAAGGCTTTGATCCACAATATGGTGCGCGCCCGCTAAAAAGAATCATTCAAAAAGAAGTAATAAATGCTTTAAGCAAAAAAATTCTTGCTGGCGAAATAGATAAAAACAACACCGTAAAAGTAGATGCTTTTGAAGGCGAAGGATTAGTGTTTGTAATAGAAGCACTTCCGCAACCCAACGCCTAA
- the accD gene encoding acetyl-CoA carboxylase, carboxyltransferase subunit beta: MSKLSWWKRIRKGVETSTSEKKEAPDGVWHQCSACKKASLVTEMKANAYTCPFCNNHEKIDADDYFDIIFDNSRWEEKFPDLVSVDTLNFSDLKPYKKRIHEATVTSGLKDAIRVAFGKAGGENLTIAAMDFRFIGGSMGSVVGEKISLAIDVAIEHKTPLLIISKSGGARMQESAFSLMQMAKTAAKLNLLANAKLPYISLMTNPTTGGVTASFAMLGDFNIAEPDALIGFAGPRVIEETIKKKLPEGFQTSEFQLENGFLDFIVDRKQLREKLITLLELLRK; the protein is encoded by the coding sequence ATCTCGAAATTGAGTTGGTGGAAACGCATACGAAAAGGGGTTGAAACTTCAACCAGCGAGAAGAAAGAAGCGCCTGATGGTGTATGGCATCAATGCAGTGCTTGCAAAAAGGCATCGTTGGTTACAGAAATGAAGGCAAATGCATACACTTGTCCATTTTGCAACAACCATGAAAAGATTGATGCCGATGATTATTTCGACATTATTTTTGATAACAGCCGATGGGAAGAAAAATTCCCGGATCTTGTTTCGGTAGATACCTTGAACTTTTCTGATTTAAAACCATACAAAAAGCGCATTCACGAAGCAACTGTAACTAGTGGTTTAAAAGATGCCATTCGCGTTGCATTTGGCAAAGCAGGTGGCGAAAACCTTACCATTGCAGCAATGGATTTTCGCTTCATTGGAGGTTCTATGGGCAGTGTGGTAGGCGAAAAGATTTCATTGGCAATTGATGTTGCTATAGAGCACAAAACACCTCTACTTATTATTTCAAAATCGGGAGGTGCGCGTATGCAAGAGAGTGCTTTTTCACTCATGCAAATGGCAAAAACAGCCGCTAAGCTCAACTTGTTGGCGAATGCAAAGTTGCCCTATATTTCACTTATGACCAATCCTACCACCGGAGGCGTAACGGCATCGTTTGCCATGCTGGGCGATTTTAATATTGCAGAACCTGATGCCCTCATTGGTTTTGCAGGACCGCGTGTAATTGAAGAAACAATTAAAAAGAAACTGCCGGAAGGTTTTCAAACTTCAGAATTTCAGTTAGAAAATGGATTTCTGGATTTTATTGTTGATAGAAAACAACTACGCGAAAAGTTGATTACCCTATTGGAACTTCTAAGAAAATAA